From the genome of Bradyrhizobium elkanii USDA 76, one region includes:
- the hflX gene encoding GTPase HflX, with translation MEPFNREGGADRTKSRPGSAGSGSTGRVIVIGPYLRTRRGDGDAQTDSSVRDYEARIEEAAGLAGAIDLTVVDSVIAPISQIRPATYLGKGKVEEINGLVASNEVELVVMDCALSPIQQRNLEKAWSTKVLDRTGLILEIFGRRAKTKEGALQVELAHLNYQRSRLVRSWTHLERQRGGFGFMGGPGETQIEADRRLISERITKLEGELKKVQATRRLHRAGRQRVPYRVVALVGYTNAGKSTLFNRLTRADVQAADMLFATLDPTLRALNLPHGGKAMLSDTVGFISNLPTQLVAAFRATLEEVLEADIILHVRDISHEDAEAQERDVEAVLRQLGIDPDADGGQRIIEVWNKIDRFDPVERDNLRNIAARRPPERPCFLVSAATGEGIDALLAAIEDRLAARRSTLNLSIDASDGAGISWLHRNAEVLNKELHGERFDMTVRVDETKRDIVMSRFAAVPHEA, from the coding sequence TTGGAACCCTTCAATCGTGAAGGGGGCGCCGACCGGACCAAGTCTAGGCCCGGGTCGGCAGGGAGCGGCAGCACCGGGCGGGTGATCGTCATCGGCCCGTACCTGCGCACGCGCCGTGGCGACGGCGATGCGCAAACGGATTCCTCTGTCCGCGACTATGAAGCGCGGATCGAGGAAGCCGCCGGCCTCGCCGGTGCGATCGACCTCACTGTGGTGGACTCCGTCATCGCGCCGATCAGCCAGATCCGGCCCGCCACCTATCTCGGCAAGGGCAAGGTCGAGGAGATCAACGGGCTCGTCGCCAGTAACGAGGTCGAGCTCGTGGTGATGGATTGCGCGCTGTCGCCGATCCAGCAGCGCAATCTCGAGAAGGCCTGGAGCACCAAGGTGCTCGACCGCACCGGCCTGATCCTGGAAATCTTCGGCCGCCGCGCCAAGACCAAGGAAGGCGCGCTGCAGGTCGAGCTCGCCCATCTCAACTACCAGCGCAGCCGCCTGGTGCGGTCCTGGACCCATCTCGAGCGCCAGCGCGGCGGCTTCGGCTTCATGGGTGGCCCCGGCGAAACTCAGATCGAGGCTGACCGCCGCCTGATCAGCGAGCGCATCACCAAGCTCGAGGGCGAGTTGAAGAAGGTGCAGGCGACGCGGCGGCTGCATCGCGCCGGCCGCCAGCGCGTGCCGTATCGCGTGGTGGCGCTGGTCGGCTACACCAATGCCGGCAAATCGACGCTGTTCAACCGCCTGACCCGCGCCGACGTGCAGGCCGCGGACATGCTGTTTGCGACGCTCGACCCGACCCTGCGCGCGCTCAACCTGCCGCATGGCGGCAAGGCGATGCTGTCGGACACGGTCGGCTTCATCTCCAATCTGCCGACCCAGCTGGTGGCCGCGTTCCGCGCCACGCTGGAAGAGGTGCTGGAAGCCGATATCATCCTGCATGTCCGCGACATCTCCCACGAGGATGCGGAGGCGCAGGAGCGCGACGTCGAGGCGGTGTTGCGCCAGCTCGGCATCGACCCCGACGCCGACGGCGGCCAGCGTATCATTGAGGTCTGGAACAAGATCGACCGCTTCGATCCCGTGGAGCGGGACAATTTGCGCAATATCGCCGCGCGCCGTCCGCCGGAGCGGCCATGCTTCCTGGTTTCGGCCGCAACAGGCGAGGGGATCGATGCGCTGCTCGCCGCCATCGAGGATCGCCTCGCGGCCAGGCGCTCGACGCTCAATCTCTCGATCGACGCCTCCGATGGCGCCGGCATCAGCTGGCTGCACCGCAATGCCGAGGTCCTGAACAAGGAGCTGCATGGCGAGCGCTTCGACATGACGGTGCGCGTCGACGAGACCAAGCGCGACATCGTGATGAGCCGGTTCGCGGCCGTTCCCCACGAGGCGTAA